One genomic segment of Marinitoga piezophila KA3 includes these proteins:
- a CDS encoding DUF368 domain-containing protein, producing MKDFILGILMGIANLLPGISGGTIAAISGRYEIILKAASDIISFKWNKEAFKILTSLIVGMGVSIIFLSKILSFLFEKYPEYSYGIFIGLIIGGLFYLISQIEIKQKSNISIITISFVLTYFLLRFAENLETSNGNVSMWYLFIGGIIGAATMVLPGISGSSMLLIMGIYKPIIDAISNMDFSILIPFAFGVGGGLIFVILVLEKLLERFRDQVLSFLIGLTIAGMVIIFPITSKLLTYVFLIVGIFLSKYLERILNE from the coding sequence TTGAAGGATTTTATTTTAGGAATTTTAATGGGAATTGCAAATTTATTACCTGGTATAAGTGGTGGAACTATTGCTGCTATTTCTGGAAGATATGAAATAATTTTAAAAGCTGCTTCTGATATAATTTCTTTTAAATGGAATAAAGAAGCATTTAAGATTTTGACCTCATTAATTGTAGGTATGGGCGTTTCAATAATATTCCTTTCAAAAATTTTATCTTTTTTGTTTGAAAAATATCCTGAATATTCATATGGAATATTTATAGGACTAATTATTGGAGGCCTTTTTTACCTTATTTCACAGATAGAAATTAAACAAAAATCCAATATATCAATAATAACTATATCTTTTGTTTTAACATACTTTTTATTAAGATTTGCCGAGAATCTGGAAACATCAAACGGAAATGTTAGTATGTGGTATTTATTTATAGGAGGCATAATAGGCGCTGCAACAATGGTACTTCCTGGAATAAGTGGCTCTTCAATGTTGTTGATTATGGGAATATACAAACCTATTATTGATGCTATATCTAATATGGACTTTTCTATTTTAATTCCTTTTGCATTTGGTGTTGGTGGGGGATTGATTTTTGTTATACTTGTTCTTGAGAAATTACTTGAGAGGTTCAGGGATCAGGTTTTGTCTTTTTTAATTGGTCTAACAATAGCGGGAATGGTGATTATCTTCCCAATAACCTCAAAATTATTGACTTATGTGTTTTTAATTGTGGGTATTTTTCTTTCAAAATATCTTGAGAGGATTCTTAATGAGTAG
- a CDS encoding undecaprenyl-diphosphate phosphatase, which translates to MQEIILGIIQGLTEFLPVSSSGHLALFSKLINFNPDVSFFAFLHLMTFFAVLLFVYKEVWFILKGMFTMDKSAWNLALKIIVSSVPAAIIGILFEDQISEAFSSLRLVGLFFLFTSVAMILSDRFDGKKELMDISYIDAIIIGLFQAAAIFPGISRSGFTLFGALLLNTKKEAALKYSFLMSLPVTFGAGLLEINDVTFTAPVIYSGIFTFIFGVIGLFILKKTVINGKLKYFGYYTALAAIVSFIVG; encoded by the coding sequence GTGCAGGAAATTATTTTGGGTATAATTCAGGGATTAACGGAGTTTTTGCCAGTTTCAAGTTCAGGACATCTTGCTTTATTTTCAAAACTCATTAACTTTAATCCCGACGTTTCTTTTTTCGCTTTTTTACATTTAATGACATTTTTCGCAGTTTTATTGTTTGTTTATAAAGAAGTGTGGTTTATTTTAAAAGGTATGTTTACAATGGATAAAAGTGCCTGGAATCTTGCTTTGAAAATTATTGTTTCTTCAGTGCCAGCTGCAATAATTGGTATTTTATTTGAAGATCAGATTTCTGAGGCATTTTCTTCGCTTAGACTGGTTGGATTATTCTTTTTATTTACATCTGTTGCAATGATTCTATCCGATAGATTTGATGGGAAAAAGGAATTAATGGATATTTCATATATAGATGCTATTATAATTGGTTTATTTCAAGCAGCTGCTATTTTTCCTGGTATTTCAAGAAGTGGATTTACCTTATTCGGTGCTTTGCTTTTAAATACAAAAAAAGAAGCAGCTTTAAAATATTCCTTTTTAATGAGCCTTCCTGTAACCTTTGGTGCTGGATTACTTGAAATAAATGACGTTACATTTACAGCACCTGTAATATATTCAGGAATATTTACCTTTATTTTTGGCGTTATAGGATTGTTTATTTTAAAGAAAACCGTTATAAATGGAAAGCTTAAATATTTTGGTTATTATACTGCTCTCGCAGCAATAGTAAGTTTTATTGTTGGATAA
- a CDS encoding MJ1477/TM1410 family putative glycoside hydrolase, with protein sequence MDRIFIVLLISVLTIPFLMPLFIEKQEVPVIYQLGNVDINEITLYYKPEYIIIDYSHDGSEKNKFSRYEIRKLQTNGSTVLSYLSVGEAEDYRFYWEKWWNNSPPDFIGEENSKWPGNYKVKYWHWEWKEIMHQYIDKIIDQGFDGVYIDLVDSYLYWADHDYDIYATAEEMINLIADLSEYAKSKRKNFKIFVQNAESIIDYDYNGKYMESIDGLGIESLFYIKGKKRKEKQIDYRLNYITKFKEHNKTIIVIDYIYNEKESDIEKVKDFISLCEEYGFLAYPATKDQKLYTISPGIKYFNQNK encoded by the coding sequence ATGGATAGAATATTTATAGTACTTTTAATTTCGGTACTCACGATTCCTTTTTTAATGCCGCTATTTATTGAAAAACAGGAAGTTCCTGTTATCTATCAGCTTGGTAATGTTGATATAAATGAAATTACATTATATTACAAACCAGAATATATAATAATTGATTATTCACATGATGGTAGTGAAAAAAACAAATTTTCCAGATATGAAATACGAAAGTTACAAACAAATGGAAGTACAGTTTTGTCTTATCTCAGCGTAGGAGAAGCAGAAGACTACAGGTTTTATTGGGAAAAATGGTGGAATAATAGTCCTCCAGATTTTATAGGTGAAGAGAATTCAAAGTGGCCTGGTAATTATAAGGTAAAATACTGGCATTGGGAATGGAAGGAAATTATGCACCAATATATAGATAAAATAATAGATCAGGGATTTGATGGAGTTTATATAGATCTTGTTGATTCATATTTATATTGGGCTGACCATGATTATGATATATATGCAACAGCAGAAGAGATGATAAACCTTATAGCAGATTTATCAGAATATGCAAAGAGTAAAAGGAAAAATTTTAAAATATTTGTTCAAAATGCGGAATCCATAATTGATTATGATTATAACGGAAAATATATGGAATCTATAGATGGATTGGGAATTGAGAGTTTGTTTTATATAAAAGGGAAAAAACGGAAAGAAAAACAAATAGATTATAGATTAAATTATATAACGAAGTTTAAAGAGCATAATAAAACAATTATAGTGATAGATTATATTTATAATGAAAAAGAGTCAGATATAGAGAAAGTAAAAGATTTTATTTCCTTATGTGAAGAATATGGATTTTTAGCCTATCCTGCAACAAAAGACCAAAAGTTATATACTATATCGCCAGGAATAAAATATTTTAATCAAAATAAATAG
- a CDS encoding nucleoside-triphosphatase, whose product MKVLLTGKMGVGKSTILNNAIKKYNIEHGIFTRKIDDYVYAWFLNDENQRFIIGEKSIYGMKSVDKGFESLIKQMKNINKPDFFVIDEIGYIELSQQKYLEELKRIIDESQNFIGVIRLFFIDRYEFLKNLEIIEITEENRNNIII is encoded by the coding sequence TTGAAGGTATTGCTAACTGGAAAAATGGGGGTTGGAAAAAGTACTATATTAAATAATGCAATAAAAAAATATAATATAGAACATGGGATTTTCACCAGAAAAATAGACGATTATGTTTATGCCTGGTTTTTGAATGATGAAAATCAAAGATTTATTATAGGCGAAAAAAGCATATATGGAATGAAATCCGTTGATAAAGGTTTTGAATCTTTAATAAAGCAAATGAAGAATATCAATAAACCAGATTTTTTTGTAATTGATGAAATTGGTTATATTGAATTATCTCAACAAAAATATCTTGAAGAGCTAAAAAGAATTATCGACGAAAGCCAGAATTTTATTGGCGTTATAAGATTATTTTTCATTGACCGATATGAATTTTTAAAAAATTTGGAGATTATTGAAATTACAGAAGAAAATCGAAATAATATTATTATATAA